A genomic region of Dreissena polymorpha isolate Duluth1 chromosome 4, UMN_Dpol_1.0, whole genome shotgun sequence contains the following coding sequences:
- the LOC127877319 gene encoding uncharacterized protein LOC127877319, which translates to MWRWIHSLPRAIRQKCHNHCSGASAGISVEEQHETGCKKEVNEAQSTHFQWKWHCKPGTESNTHKEEESSRPTHDFWNLVYGPRTTCEALGLGGVLGAVVHLHRAHFEYLRKKYGSPDTSNKCCPINHLPVLHALPGDRRYLHTSSQSSVADAKSTVEKTPTRPSIVKSLWIFDPHTRSSFFQTAAKKSKKKSKIDESKADASVKNKSCKQDTQATREDLGSVFADFSAVCDKYTATGKGIQGAEAAENGDWQQAAQLWRESSDLGNTKAKFNLAICYEHGKGVAENKAEAVRLYRQAAEDLHPEALYNLGLLYMEGSPLTPCDHAQGLQMITTAADLGLSKAQRYLGVFYTQEDTEDQKKAVKYLTLGANQHDVECEYALGLCYQHGAGVRKDMQRAYQLLSQAAEHAHPEATYSLAMFHQHGLIVPQDMVAAEKLTQKAASLGCIEARNALVSSRRTQEHQQKIAHIKIGQTEKGNVPKEEKSHKTLGSCMSSPSLTDLPNEHVPQNSAKGSADNTGKHILKNGFHQSISEWLSVLPLGFSLSYERFNSTKQGAENGQTGSLRNIYDDGVEAESNHAKENQDLNCSLLHRRTNTMPNLSIVQCP; encoded by the exons ATGTGGAGGTGGATACATAGCCTGCCGAGGG CTATACGACAGAAATGTCACAACCATTGTTCTGGAGCCTCGGCAGGCATCAGTGTTGAAGAACAGCATGAAACTGGGTGCAAGAAGGAGGTTAATGAGGCTCAAAGCACCCACTTTCAATGGAAGTGGCACTGCAAACCAGG TACTGAAAGCAACACTCATAAAGAAGAGGAAAGTTCAAGACCAACTCATGACTTTTGGAATCTTGTATATGGGCCACGCACCACATGTGAAGCTCTTGGATTG GGTGGTGTTCTTGGAGCTGTAGTCCACCTTCACAGAGCACATTTTGAGTACTTGAGAAAGAAATATGGCAGTCCTGATACATCCAACAAGTGCTGCCCTATCAATCATTTACCAGTGCTGCATGCCTTGCCTGGTGACAGACGTTATCTGCACACCTCTAGCCAGAGTTCAGTCGCAGATGCAAAATCTACAGTGGAGAAAACTCCAACTAGACCGTCCATTGTGAAATCATTGTGGATATTTGATCCCCACACCCGCTCAAGTTTTTTCCAGACAGCTGCAAAGAAATCCAAAAAGAAATCAAAG attgaTGAATCAAAAGCAGATGcatctgttaaaaacaaa AGTTGTAAACAAGACACGCAAGCTACTCGAGAAGATCTTGGCTCGGTGTTTGCTGATTTCTCTGCGGTCTGTGACAAGTACACAGCTACTGGTAAGGGTATACAAGGAGCAGAGGCTGCTGAAAATGGAGACTGGCAGCAAGCTGCACAACTGTGGAGAGAGTCCAGTGATCTAGGAAATACCAAAGCTAAATTTAATTTAGCTATCTGTTATGAACATGGAAAAGGTGTTGCGGAGAATAAAGCTGAG GCTGTGCGGCTGTACAGACAGGCAGCGGAAGACCTTCACCCTGAGGCCCTGTACAACCTGGGTCTGCTCTACATGGAGGGGTCACCATTGACACCTTGTGACCATGCACAAGGGCTACAGATGATCACCACTGCAGCCGACCTGGGCCTCTCAAAG GCCCAGAGGTACCTGGGTGTCTTCTACACACAGGAGGACACAGAGGACCAGAAGAAAGCTGTCAAATACCTCACCCTGGGGGCCAATCAACAT GATGTTGAGTGTGAGTATGCCCTGGGCCTGTGCTACCAGCATGGTGCGGGGGTGAGGAAGGACATGCAGCGTGCCTACCAGCTCCTCTCACAGGCAGCTGAGCATGCTCATCCAGAGGCCACCTACTCCCTGGCCATGTTCCACCAACATGGACTCATTG TACCCCAGGATATGGTTGCTGCAGAGAAGTTGACACAGAAGGCAGCTTCCCTGGGCTGTATAGAGGCTAGAAATGCCCTTGTATCCTCTCGCAGAACACAAGAACATCAACAGAAAATAGCTCATATAAAAATAG ggcAAACGGAGAAAGGCAATGTTCCAAAGGAGGAGAAATCTCACAAAACTCTGGGGTCCTGTATGTCTTCACCGAGTTTAACAGACTTGCCAAATGAACATGTCCCGCAAAACAGTGCTAAAGGAAGCGCAGATAACACTGGCAAACATATCTTGAAAAATGGCTTTCATCAGTCAATATCTGAATGGTTATCTGTGCTTCCACTAGGGTTCTCATTATCATATGAGAGATTTAACTCTACTAAGCAGGGGGCTGAAAATGGTCAAACTGGTTCTCTCAGAAATATATATGATGATGGTGTTGAGGCTGAGAGCAATCATGCAAAAGAAAACCAGGACTTAAACTGTTCTCTTCTTCACAGAAGAACAAATACAATGCCTAATCTGAGCATTGTGCAATGTCCCTGA